The Paenibacillus sp. FSL H7-0357 nucleotide sequence GGACAAGAGCCGCAGCCTGAACAATCCGTTCATACGGGTCACCGCTGCTTGCAGTCACCTTCTCAATCACTTTCGGCTGCTCCGCCTTCTCCTGTGTCAACTGACCTGTAGCCAGACTGAACAGAAGTACTGCAACCACCGCACTGATCACTGAGCTAATGACAGACACCTGCCAAGTTGCCAGGCTCCGCCGTGATTTGCGGGCAGACCAATTCCGGCTCGTTAAGACCTTAGAGGGTTCCTGCCCTCTGCCTTCGCGCCGCGGTACCTTGGTTGAATAAAAATCATCATCAAACAGTCCCACCGTTACATCCTCTCCCCTCTATTGCCACTGCATCCATGACCTGAACGCCAAGCAACCACGCCCGAGCTTTCCGCTTTATCTCTTAGACTCCTGAAAGCTCTAAAAGGTTTCACTTCATTCATTCACCACAAATGTGTGTGTTATAAGCGCAAGGGGTCTCCTATTCTTGCAACATATTAAAAAAGGATAAGCTTCAATCCGGAATATTTTCCAACTTAAAAGACTACAATAATAGAAGTACTATTTAAACTCAGGCTTAATTCTGCTCTTTATGATTGTATCACAGGCGGGGCTAGCACCCACGTTTTTTCTGACGTAAAAACCCTACAAATTTTTTACAGATCAGCTTTCATTTAGCTCAGAAGGAGGAATAAATATGGAATCTTTTTCAACAAGTATGGATCTGGTGCAATTTATCGGCAAACTCGGTGACCTGAAGGATGAACACTATCATCTGATCCTGGTTCAAAGCGCCATGATCGAGCTGCTGATTGATAAAGGGCTTTTCTCACGCCAAGAATTGGAACGTAAAATTACGGAGGTAGACCAGCTTATGACTGGCTCACCTTATCCCACGGCGTAGGCTGGTCATAATAGGTATCGCACAATCTGAACTCACTGTCTCTGAAGAAGCAGCCCCGGTCTTCCATTGCCCCGCGCACCGACATTTTGGCCAAATCCATCATATTGTGATCCCGGCTTAAGTGAGCCAGATAGGTCCGTTTGGTCCGTCCGGTAAGAATCTCGCTTAGTGCCGCTCCCGCCGCCTCATTGGAGAGATGGCCTAAATCGCCCAGAATCCGCCGTTTCGTATTCCACGGATAACGCCCCATTCTCAGCATCTCTATATCGTGGTTGGCCTCCAGTACCAGCACATCCGAATCGGCAATCGCCGTCCGCACTTTATCACTGACATACCCAAGATCCGTAGCAACACAAAGCTTCTCCTTGCCGTCATAAAAATTGTACCCTACCGGTTCAGCCGCATCATGGGAGATTGCAAATGACTCTACCCGCAGACTGCCGAAATCCCTGTGCTGTCCGGTCTCCATAATAATCCGGTTATGCTCGGCAATAGTGCCGATCCCCTTCTCAATCGCCCCCCAGGTATTGGAGTTGGCGTAGATCGGAAGATCGTATTTGCGGGCCATGGCTCCAAGTCCCTTGATATGGTCCGAGTGCTCATGCGTAACCAGTATTCCGTCTATCTCCTTGCCCGTCATCTCACGCATCGCGAGCAGCTCGTCGATCCGTTTGGCGCTGAGGCCCGCGTCGATCATAAGCGCCGTTTCCCCGTTTCGCACCACTGTTACGTTGCCGGTAGAACCGCTGGACAGTACCGTAAATGAAATCCCCATATCTCTCTCCTGCTCCTTCTACTCTGTTGTCTTCGGACTGATGATGTCCGCACTGATGGCATCGACGTAATAGGCGTTGCCGTTCTCCAGCATAAAGCGCCACATTGGCGAAGCCACCTGGCTTTCAGAGTTGAACAATTCCCCATAATAGCCAAGCTCAATCTCTTTAACTACCGAATCCGCCGGAAAATATTTCTCAATCAGGCTGCTGAGTGCCTGTGAGGCCGGAAGCACCTTCTGGATATCTTCGTCACTGCTTGTAGCTCCGATTTCAATCTTCGGCCAACGGTAGGCCACAATTTTTTGATCACTGTTGATCAGCTCAAGCCGCACTCTGAACAAAGACCATTTATGGTCGACCAGTGGATGAAGTACAAATTTGCCTACCTCGCTCTCCTGAGAATCAAAGCGATAATTGGCGATGTCTGTGATCTGGTCTGCCAGTGAACTGCTCAGTTCGGCAAATGATGAATAAATCAGCTTGCTGTCTATCGGCACCTTCAGTTCAACCGGTTCCTCATTCTGCTCTTCCCCGGAGTAGCGGTAAGTGATATCGGGCAGCTGCGGAGTGGCAGCCGGAATGGGACACAACACACGAATCCCCTTCTGTTCCATCACCGCCTGCGTTTCTGCGGATAGGGAAGTGAAATCCAGATTGGCACTGGCCTGATCGCGCAAGTCCATCCAGAGCTGATAACAAAGCAGCAGATTCAATACCAGAAAGGCGTAAATCAGCACATTTTTGGCTCTTCCCCAGTCCATACCGCTCCTCCTTAAAGTTTTGTGAGCATTCACTTCGTTGATTCTGCTTCGAACAAAACTAGCTTCGGAAGCATCCGCTTCGTTTGTGAGCATTCACTTCGTTGATTCTGCTTCGTCGTGTGAATTCCCGCGCGTCTATTACTCTAGTTCAGTGTAAGGAAAGTGCCGTCACGGAGCGTCACCCGCCATACCGGCAGGAGCTTCAGCTTCTCCCCGTTTACTGAAGCAACATAGGCCGGGGTCAAATCCTTCACAGGCGAAGCTTCGCTGAATTGGGCCAGCTTAGCCCGCAGCTCATCGCCACCGGGAAGCTCCACAATCTGTTTAACGGCTTTTCCCTCTTCTGTATACATCAGCGATCGCTCATAGGAGGATACTGTGCCCTGCTGCAACTCCAGGTTAATAGCGCCATACTGCAGCTTCGGCTTGCTCATAATCGGATAAGAACCGTAGTACTGCTGGAAGGAAACGGTCCGCTCCTGGTTGCCCTCCTCCGTTGATGCCAGACGGTATGTACCGTTCCATCCACCATGCTTGTTGACAAAATCCACCGCTTCCAGGGCATCCTTCGCAGGTGTACTTTCACCCGCAGGAAGTGCAGCCGGATCGCTATAGCTCATCCAGTTCTGTTCCTGATCAACCTGCAGGCTGCGTTTGCTGTCTGTATAAATCTTTGAGCCATCCTTCTCTGGAATATATCTGGTGCTGCCGGCATCAAAGAATAGATTGTTCTGCATTTGTTCAATGGTGTACATGCCGGAGGGAATTTCCACCTCAACCAGCGATATTTTTTCTTCCGGCACATAATAATCGCCATTCACTGCGGTATATGGCGTCCAATTCATACCGAAATCCACATGCTGCTGCACGTCCTGAACAGTCAAATCCGCCTTAGCCGCTTCATATACGATATCACCTCTAGTGCTGAAAAAGACGGCATGTGCCTTGGAATCATTTTTAACATTGTAAATCCAGATCCGGTCAATGCTTTCTCCCTGGAACAGCGAATCGGGAGCAAGCTGCATTACCCGCTGCAGCAAGGTTACCGGAATGCCGGCACCGAAGGACAGCTCAATGCCCGAATTCTCACTGCGGATCTTGTCCCAATCGAAATCCTGCACCGAGCGCCGCTGAAAGCTCTCAAACCCGCGTCCTTTCAGCCGGTTCATGATCAGGTCATAGAAGGTGGAGCCGGGATAAAACAGCGTATGCTTGTCCTCCCCCATATGAATGATCATTTTATCAGGGTAGAGCAGATTCTCAACTTTTTCTTCGGGCCCCATATTATCTGTCTTCACATACAAGTTCTCTGACATCACCGCTGAGTCGCTCCCCGGCAGCCGGTAGATCAGATAATAGCTCTCTACAAGACTTCCGCAAACGAGCAGGGCAAGTATCCATGACTTGATTGTTTCCTTCACAATACACTCCCCCTTTGCTCTTTCAGAGGCAGTGTGAAGGTTACCAGCGAGCCTTCATTAAGCTCTGACTGCAGGGAAATTGACCCTCCATGCGCTTTGACAATTTCCCGGGCAATGGACAGCCCGAGTCCGGTGCCGCCCATATTGCGCGAGCGGGCTTTATCAACCCGGTAAAAACGTTCAAAAATCCGTTCGATATCCTTCTTGGGAATCCCAATCCCGGAATCACGTACAGAAACGGCCAGCATTCCATCTTCGGTTTTGAGTGCCTCCAATTGAATGGTCCCGCCTTCCGGCGTATATTTCAGCGCATTGGAGACCAAATTGCCCAGCACCTGATCAATTTGATCGCGGTCCAGCCAGGCCGTGGCGACTTCCTTGCGCACTCTTGTGCTGATATGAATTCGTTTCTGGCGAATCTGGAAGGAGAAGCGGTCCGCCACATCCTCCAGCATCTCGGAGATATCCGTCTGCTGAATGCGCAGGCTCGATTCCCTCGAATCCAGCCGCGAGAGATGCAGCAGATCCGTAACAAGCCGGATCATCCGTTCTGTCTCATTGCGGATGACTCCGACAAACCGCGCAGCAAGCTGCGGATCATCGAGCGCACCATCATCAAGCGCCTCAACATAGCTCTTGATCGTCGTCAGTGGAGTCCGCAGCTCATGCGAGACATTCGCCACGAACTCCCGCCGCGATTCCTCCAGATTCTCCTGTTCGGTGACATCCTGCAGCACCGCAATGGTTCCGGCAATCCCTCCGCCTTCACGGCGGTGAATCGGGGTGAAGGTGACCCGGACGATATTGGGATCGCCTCCGCCCATTGGCGAGAGATGAAGCATCGCTGATTGGGCGTTGCCTTGCGCCAGCGACCCCGACTGCTCATGATCGAGACCGAGCAGCTCATCGAGCGGTGCCCCTTCCGGAAGCGGGCCTTCCGCTCCCAGCATATCTGCTGCCCGGGTATTCATCAGAATCACCACGCCGCTTTCATCAGTAGCTACCACGCCGTCACTCATATTGGTCAGGATGGAAGCAAGCTTCTCCTTCTCCTCTTCATTCTGCGACAGCGCTTCGCGGAGCCTTCCTGTCATGTAGTTGAA carries:
- the yycI gene encoding two-component system regulatory protein YycI; translated protein: MDWGRAKNVLIYAFLVLNLLLCYQLWMDLRDQASANLDFTSLSAETQAVMEQKGIRVLCPIPAATPQLPDITYRYSGEEQNEEPVELKVPIDSKLIYSSFAELSSSLADQITDIANYRFDSQESEVGKFVLHPLVDHKWSLFRVRLELINSDQKIVAYRWPKIEIGATSSDEDIQKVLPASQALSSLIEKYFPADSVVKEIELGYYGELFNSESQVASPMWRFMLENGNAYYVDAISADIISPKTTE
- the walK gene encoding cell wall metabolism sensor histidine kinase WalK, whose product is MKGRSFFRTIQAKLIIIYVLLILIAMQLIGVYFVSSMKNSLTDNFTKDLKARAEMLSILTADKLGSEAGTAGEETAVESLRGMVNNLYISGAEIQVLDASGKIITTSVPSQNDYVGQRNTQTVVSRALQGISDNEEYIIADDNVRKKVVAKPVLSGDKVVGAIYIAADMKDLYATMSRINSVFLSGLLLALALTAVLCVILAHTITHPIKEMTRHATAVAEGRFNRKMPVFGNDEIGQLSQAFNYMTGRLREALSQNEEEKEKLASILTNMSDGVVATDESGVVILMNTRAADMLGAEGPLPEGAPLDELLGLDHEQSGSLAQGNAQSAMLHLSPMGGGDPNIVRVTFTPIHRREGGGIAGTIAVLQDVTEQENLEESRREFVANVSHELRTPLTTIKSYVEALDDGALDDPQLAARFVGVIRNETERMIRLVTDLLHLSRLDSRESSLRIQQTDISEMLEDVADRFSFQIRQKRIHISTRVRKEVATAWLDRDQIDQVLGNLVSNALKYTPEGGTIQLEALKTEDGMLAVSVRDSGIGIPKKDIERIFERFYRVDKARSRNMGGTGLGLSIAREIVKAHGGSISLQSELNEGSLVTFTLPLKEQRGSVL
- a CDS encoding YycH family regulatory protein; translated protein: MKETIKSWILALLVCGSLVESYYLIYRLPGSDSAVMSENLYVKTDNMGPEEKVENLLYPDKMIIHMGEDKHTLFYPGSTFYDLIMNRLKGRGFESFQRRSVQDFDWDKIRSENSGIELSFGAGIPVTLLQRVMQLAPDSLFQGESIDRIWIYNVKNDSKAHAVFFSTRGDIVYEAAKADLTVQDVQQHVDFGMNWTPYTAVNGDYYVPEEKISLVEVEIPSGMYTIEQMQNNLFFDAGSTRYIPEKDGSKIYTDSKRSLQVDQEQNWMSYSDPAALPAGESTPAKDALEAVDFVNKHGGWNGTYRLASTEEGNQERTVSFQQYYGSYPIMSKPKLQYGAINLELQQGTVSSYERSLMYTEEGKAVKQIVELPGGDELRAKLAQFSEASPVKDLTPAYVASVNGEKLKLLPVWRVTLRDGTFLTLN
- a CDS encoding MBL fold metallo-hydrolase, with protein sequence MGISFTVLSSGSTGNVTVVRNGETALMIDAGLSAKRIDELLAMREMTGKEIDGILVTHEHSDHIKGLGAMARKYDLPIYANSNTWGAIEKGIGTIAEHNRIIMETGQHRDFGSLRVESFAISHDAAEPVGYNFYDGKEKLCVATDLGYVSDKVRTAIADSDVLVLEANHDIEMLRMGRYPWNTKRRILGDLGHLSNEAAGAALSEILTGRTKRTYLAHLSRDHNMMDLAKMSVRGAMEDRGCFFRDSEFRLCDTYYDQPTPWDKVSQS